A window of Schistocerca serialis cubense isolate TAMUIC-IGC-003099 chromosome 1, iqSchSeri2.2, whole genome shotgun sequence genomic DNA:
TCTTCTCTTCTCTTCATATTCTTCATCTGGCTCTCTCAACAAATCTTCTGGCTTAATTATAATATCGGGATCAAAATGCAAGTCTGTCTGTATAAATTTTGTGTTAGGGGTTTCTTCAATGTGAAAGAATTTCTCACGAGTTACACCCACAAAGTTCAAATAAGATGGCACCCAATAAATCTCTTCAGGAGCTTTTTGGATAGGTGCAGAAAGATCATAATCCCACATTGGATGACACTTTAAGGATGAAACCTCAAACCGTAATTCCTTCTCTTCAAAATATACCTGAGCTTCTGCCATTTCAGGTGGCACAGATAACTGATAATCCCACATGGGTTCACATTTTAGTGAAGATAATTGTAATTTTAATTCATATGTTTCATCAACCTGGGATTCAAGCATAGATGGTGAAGCAAGGAGATCATAGTCCCACATTGGTTCACACAATTTTGTGAAGATGGGCAGTACAAGGTCCTCATAAGTTTCCACAATCTGGTCTTGTACCATTGAAATTGGAGCATATAAGGAATAATCCCACATTGCCCTACTTTCTTTCGGTTTTTTCCCTTTTCTCTCCTTTATCCAATCATCAATTTCTGTCTCTTCCTGCTGTTCAGAACCTGCTTGCTCTGCTTCTGTATCAGCAGCTTCTTCAGTGACTTCTGTGTCAGCTCCCCCTTCTTGTTCTTCTCCCTCTGTTGCTTCTTTGTCAGCATCCTCTTCTACTTCTTTTTCCTGGTCCAAATCTTGTGTCTCAGTCGGTTCTTCTGCAGCACCTTCTGCCTCCAATGTTTCTAAGAGTTGACGAGCTATATCTGTATTTGATGCGGTAGGACTAAATGTAAAGTCAGTCTGTGCTTCATTTTCAGTGTATTCTACAGGAGATGACTCAGCACCTCCTGCAGGCTCTTGTTCTGGGACTTCCTGCATATTAGCATCTAATGTCTCATCACCAGTAGTTGTATCAGTTTCATTTTCACCTTCATCTACTCCTACTTCACCTTCTGCTTCTTGAACTTCTGCTGCTTCACTTTCTCCTGCTTCACCTTCTCCTGCTTCACTTTCTCCTGCTTCACCTTCTCCTGCTTCACCTTCTTCTGCTTCACCTTCTCCTGGAGGGTCTTGTGTTTCTGGCTGCTCTTCAGACATGTTTCTGCAAAAAAAGAAATACTATTACCTTCACATTGTTTTCTATAAAATATTAGGGCTGTTTGTTATTATTTATGTATCATCAAAAGGGGTGATTTCGGATGgttttgtcgttattttgattgtaactttcgtatatattgttagattaaatttaTTGTTATGGAACGGGTAGGGTGCAagtgtaacgaataaaatatcccagaaccagaaagtgtatgtgtaggtatatttatctgaggcagttaaataaagtgtctgAAGTCACCCCATGGGTTGGGGTGACTTCGGACacatgtgttttttaaatctctgtctgaagttacagtatatagagggcgaatttggacagttactgcctttttttaaaaaattctatgtgctttttatttgattttggtgacattttatacattttaaggtagccctttgttacaaataagtgatgtggaatgatataatgaatgttatatattacagataagtttttattttgcaagaattttaataaaatttttttacagttcTTAACTGAAATATTAGAAACAGACAGAAACAGAGTAATTTAACTAAAAggtcaaaatatttttttcttactcATCATTCTAAATTAAGTTGTAAACACTTTAAATAAATGATTGTCTTCGAGTCTAAAGCACATCTTCTCAAAAAATGAACATTCCCCTCTTCTCAACTGGTGTGGGAAGTATTCTCgaaatttgcaatttttgtatTGTGTCTTCATCAGGGACATTAGGAAACACAAATATGTTTTTACTGTTCTCGTGTGGGAGCAAGAATTTCACACTTACTTCCATAGCACCAACATTTGTGGCCACTCCAAGATACTGACTTGTTTGCTCCTTGTTTCCACGTTTATATTTGTACTGTGCAACAAGAAAAGCCTTTTCTTTCAGCAGTAAAACTTCATTGGATGATGTGCCATTTTCACTTTCACTACTGCTAGAAGCACTGTCACTTGTTTCAGCACTGTTTTCGTTTCCTTGACAATCTTGGCCAGTGATTGATTTTCCAGGCTGAACATCTAGTTTGCAGTGGCGGCGGAAGCTACCAAGCTTATTTGGAGGATAACGAATTTCTTTGAGCATTTCTTCAAAAGTGGAAGACCATGTGTCTGCATTGCTTTGCTGGCTCTCCTCATTATCAGGCAATTTTCATAAGACATGATCTGGATCAAAAAGGATTTGGCCCGTGACGTGAAATCCACCCTTTATGTTTTCCTTGGAGTTTGCTGAAATCTTAATCAGTGTCTGCTTCAGAAGAGATGAGAAGGCAtccttggaaatggtcccacaagtgTGGGACAGCTTGCCACGCTGCTTTCATTGGCCTGAAGAAGCTTACATTGAGCGGTTGGAGGAGGTGCGTGCTATTGGGGGGAAGGagaatgaatgaaatattgttctGCTCACACTCTTCAATAACACGTAAAGAGACGTGACTGGATAAGTTGTCTCCAATCATGACTGTTGGCCCATTTTGCCTCTTCAAATAGGGCAAAGCAGTTGTAAAGAACCAGTCTTCAAAAAATGGCAGGTCAAACCAGCCACTTTTGTTCCTATTGAAATGGGTTCCTTGTGGTCCATCTTCTTGCCACGTGTCCCACAAATGCTCTGATTTGTAAAGGACATACGGAGGAAGCAGTTTACCATCAGCACTAGCTGCCATCATTATTGAGACACTAGATTTTGATTAGTCCATCACTTTTTCAGCATGCGTACTCCCTCATTTCGTAATTATCTGCTGCTTGCCTGGATCATCTGACATGTTGGTTTCATCATAGTTTGTCATTTTGCTAGGTGGGAGATTTTCCAGCTTTGCcttgatattggagaaaaacatctcaacagtctctttgttcacttgTGCATGAGCTCGTTTAATATTTTCGCATAAGCGAATGGAAAGATCTTCTGATTGTTGTTTGAAGAATAAATGCagccattcttctcctggcaaattattacaaaaattcttctcttttcggccagatttatcaggatagcctttaactaaatatctaatatccaatttacTGAAGGGAAATCCTCAATGTGCAGCCCTctagataccttgcttcaacatttcttcttcttcttcttcttctttatttagcgctggctgtcctcccatttttttcagatgtgcttcctgcactttattttgtagggttgatttaggtataccatacaagTCACATGCTTTTCTGTATGATAATGTACCACTCTGAATATCATGAACAGCCTTATCTAAAAGTTCCGGGTCATAATTacaccgtactgtagcacctctcctgctcttatacggcattgtccgaaatcaccccacacagtacacagttttacaaaaaccgtcattattttataaccttgcacgagaaactcgacaaacttgtgcagaaattgtctcaatgctgttagctactgagcaCATCAACAATTACAGTTACAATAACTTCCCACTCAGCACAACAATATAAAGTTTCCACTTTACggtaatgcatggatttttaacactgagactgttcgtcAGTTATTCACCTAGAGAAACAattgacgcaaaataaaagttgtggaaagcaaTAAATGCAATCTTGTGCTTAAAATAACTGATGCATGgacattaaaataagtaactcttggtttctatgcagtggcaaagagcaaataagccatactgtccgaattcgcccTGGTGTCCAAAATCACCCCGTTTGATGGTATGTCCAAATAAATTATATATAGTCAGCATTTTTTCAAGTAAGtgatgaaggaaaatttgtaataaTGGTTTCCATGAATAGATACCAGCATACAGTATTACATCAGCACTAGTTGTTAGCATCACTAGCATAAAGGTCTTATTGGGGCTTTAGGTCTATTACATGGATTTACAAGAATTCATATTTTGAAGTGAGTATAAAAGATTCAATAACCAGAGCACCTGGAAACTGACTTAGCTCCATTACTTTCTTTATTGTCAAGTCACATATGTAGCATAAGTAAAGATTTTTATTGTTCTGAGTTATTGTACGCCATCAAATTTTGTGCTTGGTGCCTCAATATTTCTCACATTGCAGAGCAATAGGTGATGTTTTGCTGAAAACATTTCTACATAATAAATGGAAATTTAGACATCCAAAGATAGACACAAATGTCCAAAACTACTTATGGAAATGAAACAAatatctcctgaaaacatttttgGCTGATTGTAGTATCCTTCAACATTTCTTATTTTATATTCAAAATCGGATAGATGCCAAATCTATTGTACAACTTAGATCTAAATGAAAGACAAAGTAACGCAAACTCATTTGCATATAGGACTTTTTATTTGATGGAACTGTACTAGTGATTAAAATCTGTTCACTAACACCAGATTTTCAGTACACGCTGTGCATGTGAGTGCCAGCCATAACTGAAGAAGTGCTGGATGGATTTGATAACAGACAGATGACTAAGaaataacattaagagttcaagaGACAGATTGTGTTGCCTGGTGTTTAAAtttatacagagtgaatcacctaaaatttgcagcACAAATATTGCAAAAATGAAAAGTGCTACTGATGCGCACTTTTCACGGAACTGCTTCGTAGGCAGGGACTCATATTGTCagccaataaacaaattgtaataattcttagaaagtgtatttttttgtgcaaacatacagtttttcaatggaaaaatgtcaattgatattaacagactaaaagtagggtaaattagaatgtcagtggtttttgttgcaggattctagtgcaagccatttacgagatatcatattttAAAACGTTTCCATACCTACACTTGTTTGTGCCTTTCAACCTGCATGATTGCTAGGTAATATGTTGTTACATTTGCTTACAGTATGCTTGTGTGATCCTTGAGTGTGTTGCGACATGCTGATCAGTTAGTGTggaacagtccaagcagtaggtgatgaatggacgatgggatttaccagtgcagaagaAGCCAAAATTCTCATGGTGTATTGAGAATGTAGGAACAATGCAGTTTGTTTTAGTACAGTGTACGCAGCAAGATATcccaattaattgggaaaattatagttttggtagtggtgggcgtgataaagacatcctgtgaaatattttaaatgtcttctctgaaaactacctagaacaaataGTAAGGAACCCTACTCATGAAGGAAATATAATGCAACAATTAGACCtgtcctctttgaggatgtccacattgaaactggtgtcagtgaccatgtggttgtggcaacaatgagtaCCAAAGCACAaagtacaactaaaacaagaaaaatggtatatatgttcagtaaactagataaaaaatcagtaatgtcatcTTTAAATGAGGAATGtggaactttcagcacaggtcaggagcatgtataGGGAATCTGCCCCAAGTgtgaaagaatagttgaccacataCTGGACAGATACATACACAGTAGATTAGTTCACAATGGGAGGGACCCTCCGTGGTAtccaatcactgtaaagaaacttgtaaagaaacagatattactgcataataggtgtaaaataaaacatagggctatagatagagaaatgctgaatgaaatacgTTTGGCTGTCCAGAGAGCAATGTGTgacgccttcaatgactaccacagcagaatattgtcaaatgacattccaaagaaatccaaataaattctggtcatatataaaggccGTTAGTGGCACCTAGTCCACTCCCTTGCGaatgagacagggactgaaattgagggtagcaaagcaaaagctgaaatgcttaactccattttcaaatgttcctctacaaaggaaaacccaggagaatcacCCCAATTTAATCCTCTTACCACTGCTAAGATGAATGAAATCAGTATTagggtcagtggtgttgagaaacagttgaaattgttaaaattgaacaaagctccagggcatgATGGAATCCCAGTCAAATTCTGtagtgaatttgcagctgagttagcccctcttctcactaacATCAATCATAGATCCCTTGAATAAAAAGACcatgtccagttcttggaaaaaggaacaggtcacacctgtctacaagaagggtagtagaaatgagccacaaaactaccatccaacatccatgacactgatttgttgtagattcttagaagatattctgagctcaaacataatgaggtatcttcaatgccaaccagcatggtttttgaaaaaattgtttatgtgaaaaccaattcgcacttttctcacatgacgttctGAAAGCTTTTGATCAAGGCAGCAAGGGAGATGCAGTGctccttgatttccgaaaagcatttgactcagtactgaaCCTGCGCTTATTGtctaaagtatgatcatatggggtatcaagtgaaatttgtgactggactgaggactttttggtagggaggatacagcatccacaatgagatttttaccctgcagcagagtgtacgctgatatcaaacaacctggcagattaaaactgtatgctggaccgagactcgaactggggacctttgcctttcacaggcaagtgctctaccaactgagctacccaagcacgactcacaccccatcctgacagctttacttctgccagtacctcgtctcctaccttccaaactttacagaagctctcctgcgaaccttgcagaactagcacacctgaaagaaaggatattgcagagacgtggctt
This region includes:
- the LOC126458987 gene encoding uncharacterized protein LOC126458987 isoform X2, whose amino-acid sequence is MSEEQPETQDPPGEGEAEEGEAGEGEAGESEAGEGEAGESEAAEVQEAEGEVGVDEGENETDTTTGDETLDANMQEVPEQEPAGGAESSPVEYTENEAQTDFTFSPTASNTDIARQLLETLEAEGAAEEPTETQDLDQEKEVEEDADKEATEGEEQEGGADTEVTEEAADTEAEQAGSEQQEETEIDDWIKERKGKKPKESRAMWDYSLYAPISMVQDQIVETYEDLVLPIFTKLCEPMWDYDLLASPSMLESQVDETYELKLQLSSLKCEPMWDYQLSVPPEMAEAQVYFEEKELRFEVSSLKCHPMWDYDLSAPIQKAPEEIYWVPSYLNFVGVTREKFFHIEETPNTKFIQTDLHFDPDIIIKPEDLLREPDEEYEEKRRCYTDAKHVSEEIADIGDESDETWYPDYLNTGEMKKPYKLIGDRCVIEEADLEIATDEALEARGSENEELADDEVTSAEVQTDVGLGELLQSESISSVPDAADLQGELTSTPDVLNESEDQPLVVDSWALDIPEESAPIESEIEVSGGDETVQKGEPDVPWALLSDTAVAPQPFLIPQEDDILSTVSLAPTAERQENKFNFAITLGESVWGFPEYSTEEEIASSTVLPQNGEEFTWVPDSTTPFESSVFAPISEEDALLLESVHVDEPLQRTDSGSFKVIDVLETEDLSKEMSNENETENETENEIENETVFAQEQREHSPSRGPIIEVEITMIPSASGQHSSETAPQIEVGVAWEALPESLADGRTPDIIVTTVLEDSKK